Proteins found in one Primulina eburnea isolate SZY01 chromosome 16, ASM2296580v1, whole genome shotgun sequence genomic segment:
- the LOC140817518 gene encoding endo-1,4-beta-xylanase 5-like, whose amino-acid sequence MAKFLKHCLFLFVIVFVLGNSQVYAALRPYDYSYTAECLKTPLKPQYDGGMVVNPELSQGLTGWKGYGKARIRIGVADEDGNKYITAATTDLAASARTNISFHSFAQDFHLDKDMLYSFSAWLQVRDGEAHIKARIQPKQSNVSIIIGRVEAREGCWSMLKGGFIVDVSGPATLYFESDLSIAEIWGDSISLQPFTYEEWRSHQYETIENVRKTKVKFQAVDKAGRPVPNAKLSIKQMEPHFPLGSALTEHILNNTAYQNWFLPRFRYTVFDHDLKWQATEKVRGVVNYSVPDRLLEFSKEHNLNVRGHTILWENPAMLPPWVGNLTENREYFQAAVDMRVQSVVNRYKGQFIHWDVLNENMHFSFYEDKLGPNTTVDLFKKVHEIDPETPLFLNEYFTIEKAVDKLASPPLYLKKIAELRKKGFNGTIGIGLQSHLTWLSLPYMRASLDVLASTKLPVWVTELDVSVYAPDRVWALNNAIREVHSHPTVQGMLLWGSWHPQPRGCWRMCLTDDNFKNLATGDVLDKFLDEVKHGDGVHGTTDSNGYFEASLFHGEYEAHVDTNSGSERFLVLPTLEPQDPVILPVA is encoded by the exons ATGGCGAAGTTCCTGAAACATTGCCTGTTTCTTTTTGTCATTGTTTTTGTTCTTG GTAATTCCCAAGTTTATGCCGCATTACGGCCTTATGATTACTCATACACAGCTGAG TGTCTGAAAACACCACTGAAACCCCAATACGATGGAGGGATGGTTGTGAATCCTGAACTGAGTCAAGGATTGACTGGTTGGAAAGGATATGGAAAAGCCAGAATCAGGATCGGAGTAGCTGATGAAGATGGCAACAAATACATCACTGCTGCCACCACCGACTTGGCTGCTTCCGCCCGCACCAACATTTCCTTTCATAGCTTTGCACAAGATTTTCATCTCGACAAAGACATGCTCTACTCCTTCTCTG CTTGGTTGCAAGTAAGGGATGGAGAGGCCCATATAAAAGCTAGGATCCAACCAAAACAGAGCAATGTCAGTATTATTATTGGCAGGGTCGAGGCTCGAGAAGGTTGTTGGTCCATGCTCAAGGGTGGCTTCATCGTCGACGTCTCCGGTCCCGCGACCCTTTACTTTGAG AGCGACCTTTCCATTGCTGAAATATGGGGAGATAGCATCTCATTGCAGCCATTCACATATGAAGAATGGAGATCTCACCAATATGAAACCATCGAAAAT GTACGCAAGACCAAGGTGAAATTCCAAGCCGTGGACAAAGCAGGTCGACCCGTACCCAACGCCAAACTATCCATCAAACAGATGGAGCCTCATTTCCCACTGGGTAGCGCATTAACCGAGCACATCCTCAACAACACGGCGTACCAGAACTGGTTCCTCCCCAGATTCCGATACACGGTCTTCGACCATGATCTCAAATGGCAGGCCACAGAGAAAGTAAGAGGCGTCGTCAACTACTCGGTGCCGGATAGATTACTCGAATTCTCCAAGGAACACAACCTCAACGTCCGAGGCCACACAATCCTCTGGGAAAACCCGGCAATGTTACCCCCTTGGGTCGGAAACCTTACCGAGAACCGTGAATACTTCCAAGCAGCAGTGGACATGAGAGTGCAGTCGGTGGTCAACAGATACAAGGGCCAATTCATTCACTGGGATGTCCTGAATGAGAACATGCATTTCTCGTTCTACGAAGACAAATTGGGCCCTAATACGACTGTCGATTTGTTCAAGAAGGTGCACGAGATCGACCCGGAAACCCCACTGTTTCTGAATGAGTATTTCACTATAGAGAAGGCAGTGGACAAGCTGGCATCCCCACCTCTTTATTTGAAGAAGATCGCGGAGCTGAGGAAAAAGGGGTTCAACGGGACGATTGGTATCGGGTTGCAGAGCCATCTCACCTGGTTGAGCCTTCCGTATATGAGAGCTTCGTTGGATGTGCTCGCTTCCACGAAGTTGCCTGTTTGGGTGACTGAATTGGATGTCTCCGTTTACGCTCCGGACAGGGTGTGGGCCTTGAACAATGCGATCAGGGAGGTTCATTCTCACCCTACTGTTCAAGGCATGCTGCTTTGGGGTTCATGGCATCCACAGCCAAGAGGGTGCTGGAGGATGTGCTTAACAGATGATAATTTCAAGAACTTGGCTACAGGAGATGTGCTGGACAAGTTCTTAGATGAAGTGAAACATGGAGATGGTGTGCATGGAACCACTGATAGCAATGGTTATTTCGAGGCATCGCTCTTTCACGGAGAATACGAAGCTCATGTCGACACGAATTCCGGTTCGGAGAGATTCCTGGTGTTGCCAACTCTAGAGCCACAAGATCCGGTGATCCTCCCGGTCGCGTGA